TCTTGCACAGTTCCTTGAAAAGCGTGCCGAGCGGCGGAGCTTGGAAAAGTTGAAAGAACGGTATCTTCAAAGGGAGTTATTTGAAATGGATCGCAAAGAAAGAATTTTGATCGACGAGATAGCTCTCCAGAAATTCGTTAGGAGAAGTTCAAGGATGGAGTAGAGAGGATATGTTTGCCGTTTACAAAATCGTCGGTAAGTTTGTAACCTACCCGGGAGTGCTTGTCACACTATTTTGGTTACTGTCTTTATGGGCACTTGTGCGCAAAAGGCCCAAGCGGTTTGTTATCTTCACTTTTGTCGTGGGCTTGGTAATTTACGTTTCGTCGATGGGCATTACTTCTTACATACTTTCCAAGCTGATCGCCGTTGAAGATTCCGAGGATCGAGGAGAGTTCATCGTTGTTCTTGGTGGTGGGGTTGACGTTTTTGAGAACCGCGTGGAACTTGGCAAACACACAACCCGAAGAATCGTGAAGGCACTTGAACTTTACAAAAAACATCCCAGAAAGATCGTTGTAACCGGCGGCGTTGTGACGAAGGGAATCCCCGAAGCGAACGTGATGGCGCAAGTTCTGGTCGAGCTCGGTGTGAACCCTTCGGATATCCTTGTCGAAAGGAACGCGAGAAATACGGCGGAGAACGCAAGATACACTTTCGAACTAATCGGTAACAGACCTATTACGCTTGTTACAAGTGTCACACACATGCGGCGTGCTTTGAAGTTATTCAAGGAAAAGTTCGACAGAGTCTACCATGTCAGTGCGGATCTTCCGGTTGATTTCAGAAACAGCTACCTTGATTACGTTCCGACAGGTGAGGGATGCTACACCTTTGGTACACTGACACACGAGTTGATAGGACTGCTGAAAGAAGAACTTTCCACAAGATTACGACTGTCAAGAGGATTTTGAATCTCGCTTTAGGTGGTGAAGAACGATGTTCCCACTTTATGATACCATTCCACACATCAGAAAACCGTACGTAAACTACATGATAATAGTGGCGAATGTTTTGGTCTTTGCGTACGAACTCTATCTATCGCTATTTTATTCTCAAAGTAGTCTGACGAACTTTTTTAACACCTTCGGATTCGTTCCAGCAAAGATATTCGGCCTTTTTTACGGTATCAATTGGCGTTTCGAAATGATTCCAACTCCACAAGTACCTCCGTTGGCAGAAATTGCCATCAGCTCTATCACACACATGTTCATCCATGGCGGGTGGTTTCACATCATCGGTAACATGTGGTTTTTGAAGATATTCGGTGATAATGTTGAGGATGCGATGGGTCACTTTAAATTTTTTATTTTCTACATTACCGGTGGACTCTTCGCACTTGCGTTCCACGTCCTTTTTAATCCATTCTCCGATGTTCCACTCGTTGGTGCGTCCGGTGCTATATCGGCTGTGATGGGTGCTTACGCAGTTCTTTTCTGGTATTCGAGGATAGTGTCTCTTGTTTTCTTAATCTTCCCAATAGTCGTCGAGATCCCCGCGGTGATATATCTGTTCTATTGGTTTTTGATTCAAGTAATCAACGGCTTTTTCTCAACATTTGTTGAATCTCCGGTTGCTTACTGGGCACATGCTGGAGGCTTTATCTACGGTCTCCTTGTGGGTACAAGAGTAAGGAAAAAGCGATATTGGTTCTAAGGAGGAAATCGCATGAAGAAAAGGATAGCGATAATCAGCACGGGTGGGACCATTGCGATGGTGAAAAAGGGTAGAACGGTCGTACCGTACGACAAGGGCAACGCACTTGTTACCGACATTCCCGAGCTCCACGAGATCGCCGATGTTACGCTGTTCGAATTTTCAAACGTGCCAAGCCCTTACATGACCCCCGCTCTTATGTGGCAGCTTGCGAAGGTCGTTGACAAAGTGTTGGAAGAAGAGGGATACGATGGGGTTGTAGTGACACACGGGACCGACACCTTAGAAGAAACTGCGTACTTCTTGGACCTGGTACTAAGAACGGAAAAACCAGTGGTTTTAACCGCATCGATGAGAAACATCAGCGAGCTCAGTACCGACGGGCCACGGAACGTTTTGTCGTCCGTGATGGTCGCCTGTGCGGACGAATCCCACGGCATGGGTGTGCTCGTGTGCCTAAACGATGAAATACACGCTGCAAGGGAGGTCACAAAAACGTACACCAGCAACGTGGCAACGTTCGACTCACCCGGCTACGGGCCTCTTGGGATCGTGGACGAGAACAACGTTATATACTTTCGCAAGTCACTCACGCGCGAGAAGATCCTTACCGAAAGGATAGAGGAAAGAGTAGCGATTGTTAAGACGTTCACAGGAGACGATGGTTCAATTTTGAGAGCCGTTCACGGTATGGGTTATCGCGGTATCGTCGTTGAGGGCTTCGGTAGGGGAAACGTGCCACCGCAACTTGCAAGCACGATAGAGGACATAGTGAGGTCGGGTGTTCCGATCGTCATCACCTCTCGATGCTTCAAAGGAAGGGTGTATCCCATTTACGGTTACGAAGGTGGCGGAGCTGACTTGCGAAGACGTGGTGCCATCCTCAGTGAACACCCGCTTGCTCAAAAGGCTCGCATAAAATTGATGGTTGTATTGGGGATAACTCAAGACATCGAGGAGATCAGAAAGTATTTCGAGAAACACATAGGAGGTAACGTAAGTGAGGTTGAGCGTTAGGCAACAGGCACTCATATGGGTGCTTGTTTACGCAACGTTGATTTTCATTGCGTTCGCGGTCTATAAGACCTTACTCTATGTTTTTGTTTTTTCGCTTGTTTCCATATTGGTTGTCAATTTCATCTTGAAGAACTTAATGAAGATCAAGATTCCGTACTGGTTGGCTGTTACGATTTCACTTGTGCTTTATTTCTCCGTCTTGATCTACGCGTTTGTGAACATCATCCCCGTGGTGGCAAAACAGGTGGGTTCGTTTTACGAGTTCATGCAGCGGATCCTTGACTCCAAGTACTGGGAGAATTATCTGAGTGATAATCCGGAATTCTCCGAAACGGTCGGAAAAATCGTGGAGTGGGCCAAGCCGAAGTTAACAGAGCTCTTCAGCTACATCGCACTGAACTTTGCCAAACAGCTACCTCAGGCACTCGTAGTGATATTCTACAGCGTACTATTCACGGTATACATCACCATTTACACGAGGTGGACTACGAACTCGATACCGGGTTTGTTCCCCATGAAAGTCCGCCCACTTATAGAGGATTTTCTCCGCAAACTCGGATCAGCCCTTTCAAGCTACGTCGATGTGCTTTTGCTCGGTGCGATAATCGTTTCGGTTTCATTTTACGTTCTATTCAGCGTTTACCTTCCCGAATACACCGTCCTTCTCTCGTTTTGGGGGTTTGTAACGAATCTCATTCCAATTGTCGGGGTCGTTATTGAGTGGATTCCGATACTCATCGTCTCGTTGGGCCTTGGACTGAGGGGTTTTATCATAGTGAACGTCGTCGTTATGCTGATCCACCTCGGTGCGTTCCTGTTCTTCATATTCGTTATGAAAAAGCGGGCGGACATAAATCCCGTTTTGATACTCATATTCATCTTCCTTGTGGGTCTTGGCTATGGGATGGTGGGAACGTTCTTCGCTGTCCCCGTAGCGATATTCTTCGTTACGCTGTGGAACGAGTTTGTAAGGGGAGAACTTGAAAGTCTGAGTTGACACTGCATGGAGGGGATTGCGTTGAAGTGGGATCTTAGCAACATTTACAGGTCTTTTGAAGATATGACATTTCAATCGGATCTATCGAAACTTGAAGTCGAGCTTGCGGAACTTGTAAGATGGACGGAAGAAAATTTCTCAAGTTACGAAAACTTCGAGAACAAGGTTGCCTACTGTTTGGAAAAACTCAACGAACTCTCGCTTCTGTCAGGCAAACTCCAAAGTTACGCAAGCTTGACACTAAGTGCCGATACAAACAACGCCACGGCGGCAAAATATCTCGATATCGTTCGCGAGAAAATGGTAAGTCTTTTCCTTGTCCGTGTCAAGCTTAGAAGATACTTGAGTGCAATTGATTTTGACTGGGATCGCGCAATGATTCAGAATGTTCGGGAACATGCATTTTTTCTGAGAGAACAAAGAATGTTGTCGAAGTATTTGTTATCGGATGCGGAAGAGAAGATCTTGAACCTAATGCGGTTAACTGGCTCAAACGCGTGGAACAACCTTTACCACAAGGTAACTTCGAACTTGCTATGCGAACTTGAAATCGATGGAGAAGTTAAGAAGCTCCCGCTCATGAAAGTTAGAAACATGGCGTACGAACCTTCCAAAGAGCTCAGGGAGAAGGCTTACTATGCCGAGCTTTCAGCGTGTGAGCAGATTGCCGATACGGTTGCCCAGTGCTTGAACAGCATCAAGGGAGAATTCCTGACGGAAGTTGGTTTAAGAGGCTACGAAAGTCCTCTCCAGCCAATGCTAATAGAAAATCGTATTAGTTACGAAACCTTCAGTGCGATGATGGAAGCGGTCAAAGAAAGTACTCCAACGCTACGGAAATATCTCGTGCTGAAAGCTCGGATGTTAGGTCACGAGAGAGGACTACCCTGGTACGATTTGTTTGCTCCAATGGGATCGTACGAAAAGCGCTGGACTTTCGATGAAGCTCGCAGTTTCATTGTTCAGCACCTGTCAACGTTCTCCAGTGAGTTGGGAAGTTTCGTCGATGGGGTTTTCGAAAAGAAGTGGATCGACGCGGAAACGCGTCCAGGGAAACGTGGTGGAGCATTTTGCGCGTCGATAAAGGCACTCGGAGAATCTCGAATCTTGATGAGTTTTGATGGTACACTCGATAATGTGTTAACTTTAGCGCACGAGCTTGGGCACGCGTTTCATAATTATTGTTTGCGTAACGAAACTCCTCTAAACAGCGTAACACCGGCAACCTTGGCTGAAACGGCATCGATATTCAACGAAACGTTATTGCTCGATAGGTTAAAAAAAGAAGCGGTGGAACCAACACAGAAAGTCTCGTTACTTGAAAAAGAACTGTCCGATGTCGTTCAAACGGTTGTGGATATCTACAGCCGGTACCTGTTCGAAAGCGAGGTCTTTGAACGCAGAAAGCACGGTACAATCGCAACTTCGGACCTTAAGGAGATAATGATTCAGGCTCAGAGGGAAGCTTACGGTGAAGGTCTTGATGAAAGATTTTTACATCCTTACGCGTGGGTAGTCAAGCCACATTATTACTATCCAACCTTCCATTTTTACAATTTCCCCTACACCTTCGGGTTGCTCTTTGCACTGGGAGTCTACACTCAAAAGGATGAACCTGGATTTTTCGAAAAGTACAAACGACTCCTTGCTTCAACTGGTAAGGGAACCGCCGAGGAAGTTGCGGCAAGCGTCGGACTGGATATCACAAGGAAAGAGTTTTGGAAATCCTCGTTGCATTTGATTGAACAGGCGGTAGATGAGTTTGAAGCGCTCTCAAAGATGTTATAAAAGTCGTGTCAAAGCATGAAGTGAAAAAAGGAGAACGCTCACTGTGAGAGTTTACAAAATCCAGGAGGACTTCTTCAGTTACACCGAGGATGGTAACGAAGTGTACGAATACACTTTAAAGAACGATAGCGGTTTTGCTGTTAAGATCCTGAACTACGGTGGCATAATTCGCGAACTTTGGGTTCCGTCAAAGAGTGGGGAACCGATCGATGTGGTACTTGGTTACGACACATTCCCCGAGTACAGGCGAAATCCCGGCTATTTAGGAGCGATAATCGGAAGGTACGCGAACAGGATCGCCGGCGGGAAGTTCGTACTCGATGGGGTCGTTTATCAGCTTGCTTTGAATGACAAAAACCGTCCAAACGCGTTGCATGGAGGAATCAAGGGATTCGACAAGAAAGTCTGGAACGCGCGCGGTGAGATAGGTAACGAAGGGCCAAAGCTTGTCTTAACATACACCAGTCCCGATGGTGAAGAAGGTTACCCGGGAAACTTGAATGTGACAGTCGTATACACATTGCTCGAGGATGGCCTGAAAATTGAATACTCTGCAATTACTGACAAACCAACCATAGTTAACCTTACAAATCACACCTATTTTAACCTCTCTGGTACTGGTAGAATCTACGACCACATTATACAGATCAACGCATCGAAGTACACCCCGGTTGACGAGAACCTTATTCCGACGAGCGACTTGGAGCCAGTTGAGGGCACGCCTTACGATTTGAGACAGCCAACTGACCTTGGCGAGGCTTTAGAGAAATTCTACGGAACCTCGGCTGGGGAATTCGATATAAATTACGTTCTTGACAGCGAATATGCAGCGCTTGTTTACTCCGAATCGACAGGAATAATTATGAAAGTGTTCACATCGCAACCTGGAATGCAGTTTTCTACTGCAAATCATTTACCGGAAATACGAGGGAAACGTGGGATGATGTACGGAAAACATTCAGGCTTTTGCTTGGAGACCCAACACTTTCCGAACTCCCCAAACTATCAAGATTTTCCAAGTACGGTACTAAGGCCTGGTGAAGAATACTACGAATGGACAATCTTTAAGTTCTCTTTTATAGGCACTTAATTACCGAAAAATTCCTTAGGATCCGCGATTCTGTATCCTTGAGCTCTGGCGTACTCAACAAAGCCTCGGATGAGTTTCATAGCCCTCTTTCCTCGGGCTTTACCGTCGTGGAAAAGGTAAATGCCACCCGGACGGAGGGCCTTTTTGTAATATTCAAGTACCTTTTCATCTGGCTCTTGAATCCAGTCGTACCCGGCTGTCCAGTTGATGCAGACGTATCCAAATTCTTTGAGGATGGGATCCATCCAAGGCCTGTAGTATCCCTCTGGCATCCGCAACAAACGGATTTTTACCTCAGGTATAATAGCCTTGATGTTGTTTTCAGTTTTGATAAAGTCACTCTTCATCGTTTCGATAACTTGCTCGCGCGAAGCTGTTTTCTCCAGTTTGAAGAAGCTTCTGTGGCAGTACGTGTGCGTACCTATCGTGTGACCTTCTTCGTACTCACGTTTGACAATTTCTTTGTACCATGGCACGGTGTCACCGTTGAGGAAGAAGGCAACTTTTATGTCAAGCTCTTTAAGAAGGTCGAGTAGTTCACCGGTGTATTCTCCTGGGCCGTCGTCGATCGTTATCATAATGACCTTCTCACCCTTATCCACAGGTAGAGAGGTGTAAAAAAATTTCTCTTCTTCAACTTGTACGGCTTTACTCTCTCTACGGTCATTTTCCGACGATGTGGTTACGCTTACCTGCGTAGCATAGCTTGTGGGTGTTTCTTCCACCGATGGTACGACTACCGTTATCGTTTCGGGTGGTGTGGATTCAACGGTTATCGATGTGGGTATTTCTGCGAGAGTTTTTTCACTTTGGTTTGATGGATTCTCAAATTTTAGTGCGGTAGATGTTGCAGCTGGCAGTTGAAGCGATACATCTGGGGAAAAGTTTGAACTTGTTTGATCTGAGCGGCGATATCTCTGGTCCCAGATTCGACAGGAGATGGGGATTAATATAATAATCAGTAAAACGATACCAACGACAATCCAAAACTTGGAAGTCCGACGTCGCATTATCTTCAGCCTCCGACAGGTGTTTGATAATCCTCGGTGCCGCAGGGATTTTCATTTCGTCCGGTCGTAAAAAATTATAAGCCATCTTCGGGTTTTTTGAATACTCGACTTGTGTTACTGGTTTCGTTCGTCCACAGATCGAACAACCTGTTTAAAGTGGAGGGTTTGAAGGGTGATGGGTGCTTTTTGGATGGTTATAAGGATACTTCTTCTTGGTTACGAGAGGATAGCGGGAAGTAAGATATCCAAAGGTTCTCCTACGTTTGTCGCAGCGTGGGGTTTTTTCTTTTTCTCGTTCATCGCGTTTGCACCGTTTTTTAACTCACTCACCTTTAACTCGATCTTAAGGGCTCTTTTGAGCGGTACGATTTACTCGATCTCGTTCACACTGTACACTTACGCGCTGGGGCATGAAGATACCTCGGTTGTAGCACCACTGTACAATTTGAACGCGATTTTTTTAGTTTTTCTGTCGAGTATCTTTCTTGGTGAAAAGCTTTCGGTTTGGAAAATTCTCGGAGCGGTTATGATGGTTTACGGAATCAGTTTCCTGAAGAAGGGTGAGAACTTGAGGATTTCTTACGTGAATTTACTGAAAAGCAAAGGAGCACTTTCGATGATACTGGCTTCGTTGCTGATGGCTTTCGGTCGTATAGTCGACAGGAGGTTGACCATCAACTCTGATCCGCTTAATTACTCAGTTGCGATATACCTGGTAATAAGTGCCTACATTTTCCTATATGGAGTTTTGTACGGCAACAGTCCTGGGGAGTATTTGGACTTGGTACGTACCAAGTGGCCTCACCTTATTGCGGGTGGGATATGTAACGCGTACTCCTATTATGCACTGCTCAGAGCTTTTAATTACTTGGGTGTTAGCGTTGCTGAGCCGTTGTCGATGCTTTCTGTTTTTGTAACGATGTTCTTCGCGAAACTCTTAATAAGAGAGCACATCGGATTGAGGATAGTTGCCGCGGTTTTCTTAATTTCAGGCGCTTTTCTGGTGTACGTTAGCTGAGATTCTCAAGGAGGGATTTTTCATGTCGGATTTGCTGGTAAAGCTCTACGCGCTACCGGCGTTGGAACCGGCGGTTGAGGAACTTAAAAAGAAAGGTATTGAAGTTAAAAGGCCTATTGGTCCGGAGAAACTGCTTGTCGTCGAATGGGTGAGAGAAAAGTTTGGAATCCATTGGGCTTCCGAGACAGACATGTGCTTTTCGAACAAGCCCATCAGTGTATTCGTTGCAATCGACACCCTAAAAGAAAACAGAATAGTGGGATTCGCTTGTTACGACGCAACGGTGAGGGGATTCTTTGGGCCAACTGGTGTCGACCCAAGTTACAGGGGCCTGGGTGTTGGTACCGCCTTACTTTTGGCATGCCTCCACGACATGTACAACGTGGGTTACGCTTACGCAATCATAGGCGATGCGGGACCGGTTGAGTACTACAAAAAAACTGTAAACGCAATTGAAATTCCCGATTCCTCACCTGGAATCTATAGGAACATGATACGGAAAGTCTAAGTATTTATCCGTCCTTGTCTTGATAACGGTTTCCTCTTCCAAACCCGACAATCGACCGAAAATCACTTTCACGGGATTTTACGTCCCAATACCGTACCGTTTCTCCTCGGTAGGAACCATATCAATTAATTGTGTGCCTTTGAGAGGAGTTACTATATGTGGTATACTATCCATCGGTCTCGAAGCAGTCAGACAGCGTATTGGACGGTGGGTCGGAAGTGTTTAAGCTCATTCAAAGTTATCACGGGGGAGGAACGGTTTTATGGTGACGAGAGCGCTTGATCGGTTTATAAACAAATGGGTACAGGTTGAACCTTCCAAAAATGCATACAAAATACTTTCGGAGAGGTATTTTCTGAAAACCCCGGATGGTGAGTGCCTCGAGAAATCGTGGAGTGATATCGCTCGTCGTGTTGCGCGGGTCGTCGCGACGGCCGAGCTTGTCAACAATCCAGAGCTCGCATCAAAAAGTGATGCGGAAAAGCTCGAAGAACTGAAGTACTGGGAAGAGAAATTTTACAACTTTTTGCTCTCGAGAATCTTCATCCCGAACAGTCCAACACTCTTCAACGCGGGCATGGGTGTGCGCCACGAGCTACTTTGGAAACCCATTGAACAGATGAGTCTTGAGGATTATTGGGAGATCTACAACAGCAGAAACCACCTTCACATGTTGTCAGCTTGTTTTGTAGTACCTGTTGAAGACAGCATAGAAGGCATCTTCGAGGCTGTCAAAGAATACGCGCTAATCACGAAAGCCGGTGGAGGAATCGGAAGCAACTTTTCCAAGTTACGTCCCAAGGGGAGTTTTGTAGCCGGTACACACGGGCAAGCCAGCGGTCCGGTTTCGTTCATGCACGTTTTCAATTCAGCTGTAAGTGTGGTCGAGCAGGGATATCGGCGAAGAGGTGCACTGATGGGTATCCTCAACATTGATCATCCGGATATCGAAGAATTCATCAGCGCCAAAGAAGGTAACGATGGGGAGAAGGTGCTGAAGTTTTTCAACATCTCCGTTGGTATCCCGATGGACAGACAGGAGCTCCTGAGAATGTACATGAACAACGAGGAACTGGAGTTGAAGCATCCGAAGTCGAAGGTGGTTAAAAGGGTAAAAGTGAGGGAACTTATAAATAAGATTGCGAAAAACGCCTGGAAGACGGGTGATCCGGGTCTTGCGTTCCTCGGCGAGATGAACAAGTATTATGCGATGTACCCTGAGATGGAAATTGAGAGCACGAATCCATGTGGTGAAATAGGCCTTGCACCGTACGAGGCGTGTAACCTGGGATCAATAGACGTTGCAAAGTTCTATGAAAACGGTGAATTCCATTGGGAAGCGTTTGCCGAAGCGGTTAGGTTGGCTGTTAGGTTCCTGGATAACATAATCGATGTCAACGTCTTCCCATTGGAAAAGATAACGAACGCCGTGAAGAATAGCAGAAGAATTGGTCTTGGAATTATGGGCT
This region of Fervidobacterium thailandense genomic DNA includes:
- a CDS encoding YdcF family protein; this translates as MFAVYKIVGKFVTYPGVLVTLFWLLSLWALVRKRPKRFVIFTFVVGLVIYVSSMGITSYILSKLIAVEDSEDRGEFIVVLGGGVDVFENRVELGKHTTRRIVKALELYKKHPRKIVVTGGVVTKGIPEANVMAQVLVELGVNPSDILVERNARNTAENARYTFELIGNRPITLVTSVTHMRRALKLFKEKFDRVYHVSADLPVDFRNSYLDYVPTGEGCYTFGTLTHELIGLLKEELSTRLRLSRGF
- a CDS encoding rhomboid family intramembrane serine protease, encoding MFPLYDTIPHIRKPYVNYMIIVANVLVFAYELYLSLFYSQSSLTNFFNTFGFVPAKIFGLFYGINWRFEMIPTPQVPPLAEIAISSITHMFIHGGWFHIIGNMWFLKIFGDNVEDAMGHFKFFIFYITGGLFALAFHVLFNPFSDVPLVGASGAISAVMGAYAVLFWYSRIVSLVFLIFPIVVEIPAVIYLFYWFLIQVINGFFSTFVESPVAYWAHAGGFIYGLLVGTRVRKKRYWF
- a CDS encoding asparaginase, producing the protein MKKRIAIISTGGTIAMVKKGRTVVPYDKGNALVTDIPELHEIADVTLFEFSNVPSPYMTPALMWQLAKVVDKVLEEEGYDGVVVTHGTDTLEETAYFLDLVLRTEKPVVLTASMRNISELSTDGPRNVLSSVMVACADESHGMGVLVCLNDEIHAAREVTKTYTSNVATFDSPGYGPLGIVDENNVIYFRKSLTREKILTERIEERVAIVKTFTGDDGSILRAVHGMGYRGIVVEGFGRGNVPPQLASTIEDIVRSGVPIVITSRCFKGRVYPIYGYEGGGADLRRRGAILSEHPLAQKARIKLMVVLGITQDIEEIRKYFEKHIGGNVSEVER
- a CDS encoding AI-2E family transporter, translating into MRLSVRQQALIWVLVYATLIFIAFAVYKTLLYVFVFSLVSILVVNFILKNLMKIKIPYWLAVTISLVLYFSVLIYAFVNIIPVVAKQVGSFYEFMQRILDSKYWENYLSDNPEFSETVGKIVEWAKPKLTELFSYIALNFAKQLPQALVVIFYSVLFTVYITIYTRWTTNSIPGLFPMKVRPLIEDFLRKLGSALSSYVDVLLLGAIIVSVSFYVLFSVYLPEYTVLLSFWGFVTNLIPIVGVVIEWIPILIVSLGLGLRGFIIVNVVVMLIHLGAFLFFIFVMKKRADINPVLILIFIFLVGLGYGMVGTFFAVPVAIFFVTLWNEFVRGELESLS
- a CDS encoding M3 family oligoendopeptidase, which gives rise to MKWDLSNIYRSFEDMTFQSDLSKLEVELAELVRWTEENFSSYENFENKVAYCLEKLNELSLLSGKLQSYASLTLSADTNNATAAKYLDIVREKMVSLFLVRVKLRRYLSAIDFDWDRAMIQNVREHAFFLREQRMLSKYLLSDAEEKILNLMRLTGSNAWNNLYHKVTSNLLCELEIDGEVKKLPLMKVRNMAYEPSKELREKAYYAELSACEQIADTVAQCLNSIKGEFLTEVGLRGYESPLQPMLIENRISYETFSAMMEAVKESTPTLRKYLVLKARMLGHERGLPWYDLFAPMGSYEKRWTFDEARSFIVQHLSTFSSELGSFVDGVFEKKWIDAETRPGKRGGAFCASIKALGESRILMSFDGTLDNVLTLAHELGHAFHNYCLRNETPLNSVTPATLAETASIFNETLLLDRLKKEAVEPTQKVSLLEKELSDVVQTVVDIYSRYLFESEVFERRKHGTIATSDLKEIMIQAQREAYGEGLDERFLHPYAWVVKPHYYYPTFHFYNFPYTFGLLFALGVYTQKDEPGFFEKYKRLLASTGKGTAEEVAASVGLDITRKEFWKSSLHLIEQAVDEFEALSKML
- a CDS encoding aldose epimerase family protein yields the protein MRVYKIQEDFFSYTEDGNEVYEYTLKNDSGFAVKILNYGGIIRELWVPSKSGEPIDVVLGYDTFPEYRRNPGYLGAIIGRYANRIAGGKFVLDGVVYQLALNDKNRPNALHGGIKGFDKKVWNARGEIGNEGPKLVLTYTSPDGEEGYPGNLNVTVVYTLLEDGLKIEYSAITDKPTIVNLTNHTYFNLSGTGRIYDHIIQINASKYTPVDENLIPTSDLEPVEGTPYDLRQPTDLGEALEKFYGTSAGEFDINYVLDSEYAALVYSESTGIIMKVFTSQPGMQFSTANHLPEIRGKRGMMYGKHSGFCLETQHFPNSPNYQDFPSTVLRPGEEYYEWTIFKFSFIGT
- a CDS encoding polysaccharide deacetylase family protein, with the translated sequence MRRRTSKFWIVVGIVLLIIILIPISCRIWDQRYRRSDQTSSNFSPDVSLQLPAATSTALKFENPSNQSEKTLAEIPTSITVESTPPETITVVVPSVEETPTSYATQVSVTTSSENDRRESKAVQVEEEKFFYTSLPVDKGEKVIMITIDDGPGEYTGELLDLLKELDIKVAFFLNGDTVPWYKEIVKREYEEGHTIGTHTYCHRSFFKLEKTASREQVIETMKSDFIKTENNIKAIIPEVKIRLLRMPEGYYRPWMDPILKEFGYVCINWTAGYDWIQEPDEKVLEYYKKALRPGGIYLFHDGKARGKRAMKLIRGFVEYARAQGYRIADPKEFFGN
- a CDS encoding DMT family transporter — its product is MGAFWMVIRILLLGYERIAGSKISKGSPTFVAAWGFFFFSFIAFAPFFNSLTFNSILRALLSGTIYSISFTLYTYALGHEDTSVVAPLYNLNAIFLVFLSSIFLGEKLSVWKILGAVMMVYGISFLKKGENLRISYVNLLKSKGALSMILASLLMAFGRIVDRRLTINSDPLNYSVAIYLVISAYIFLYGVLYGNSPGEYLDLVRTKWPHLIAGGICNAYSYYALLRAFNYLGVSVAEPLSMLSVFVTMFFAKLLIREHIGLRIVAAVFLISGAFLVYVS
- a CDS encoding GNAT family N-acetyltransferase, giving the protein MSDLLVKLYALPALEPAVEELKKKGIEVKRPIGPEKLLVVEWVREKFGIHWASETDMCFSNKPISVFVAIDTLKENRIVGFACYDATVRGFFGPTGVDPSYRGLGVGTALLLACLHDMYNVGYAYAIIGDAGPVEYYKKTVNAIEIPDSSPGIYRNMIRKV